From Algoriphagus sp. NG3, the proteins below share one genomic window:
- a CDS encoding phosphoadenylyl-sulfate reductase produces MKLKKNMHELEAQLSELSAQEGLALVADLFPGKVTFSTSLGQEDQVITQLIAEAHLPISIFSLDTGRLFPETLDLLSRTEAKYKQNIKVYYPTTASVEKLVSEVGINGFYESVENRKSCCFVRKVEPLKRALAGNEIWVTGLRAEQSANRSGMKRIEWDEGNQILKFNPLLDWTFDEMITYISEKKIPYNPLHDKGFISIGCAPCTRAIMPGEDARAGRWWWEDSKKECGLHAK; encoded by the coding sequence ATGAAACTCAAGAAGAATATGCATGAATTAGAGGCTCAGTTGAGTGAGCTCAGTGCCCAGGAAGGCTTGGCTTTGGTGGCGGATTTGTTTCCGGGTAAAGTGACGTTCTCTACTTCATTGGGACAGGAGGATCAGGTGATCACACAGCTCATTGCTGAGGCTCACCTGCCTATTTCTATATTTTCTTTGGATACAGGAAGATTATTCCCAGAGACTTTAGACCTTCTCTCTAGAACAGAAGCTAAATACAAGCAAAATATCAAAGTCTATTATCCTACTACTGCATCGGTGGAAAAACTGGTGTCGGAAGTTGGTATCAATGGCTTTTATGAGTCAGTAGAAAACCGGAAATCCTGCTGCTTTGTGCGCAAGGTTGAGCCTTTGAAAAGGGCTTTGGCAGGAAATGAGATCTGGGTCACCGGACTTCGTGCCGAGCAGTCGGCTAATAGATCTGGGATGAAAAGAATAGAATGGGATGAAGGCAACCAGATTTTAAAATTCAATCCTCTGCTGGACTGGACATTTGATGAGATGATCACCTACATATCCGAAAAGAAAATCCCCTACAATCCGCTTCACGACAAAGGTTTCATCAGCATTGGCTGTGCCCCATGTACCCGGGCAATAATGCCGGGGGAAGATGCCCGGGCAGGTAGATGGTGGTGGGAAGACTCCAAGAAGGAATGTGGACTGCATGCTAAATAA
- a CDS encoding DUF2061 domain-containing protein, whose amino-acid sequence MILDQALKRLFASKPGKDSNAKSLLKSISWRIVGTIDTIIISYFVTGEFVMAISIGSVEVFSKIILFYFHERIWEAVPKVNEDETQEEYA is encoded by the coding sequence ATGATTTTAGACCAAGCACTCAAAAGGCTATTTGCCAGCAAGCCCGGAAAAGACAGCAATGCGAAAAGCTTGCTGAAGTCTATCTCCTGGAGGATTGTAGGTACAATAGATACGATTATTATTTCCTATTTCGTGACAGGGGAGTTTGTGATGGCAATTTCAATTGGTTCTGTGGAGGTCTTCTCCAAGATCATCCTCTTTTATTTCCATGAGAGAATATGGGAAGCTGTACCTAAAGTAAATGAAGATGAAACTCAAGAAGAATATGCATGA
- a CDS encoding Rrf2 family transcriptional regulator, giving the protein MLSKKTKYALHALTYLGKHKDEKTVLIQEIAEEHGISHKFLENILLELKKAGMLGSKKGKGGGYYLIKEPKDIPLSRVIRLLDGPIALLPCVSLNYYEPCVECKNEAVCGINRVMIQVRDETLKILENKTLEDILREE; this is encoded by the coding sequence ATGCTTTCCAAAAAGACCAAATATGCCCTACACGCCCTGACTTATCTCGGCAAGCATAAAGATGAGAAGACCGTGCTGATTCAGGAGATCGCCGAAGAGCATGGGATTTCCCATAAGTTTTTGGAGAACATCTTATTGGAACTGAAAAAGGCCGGTATGCTGGGAAGCAAAAAGGGAAAAGGAGGAGGATATTACCTGATCAAAGAACCAAAGGATATCCCACTCTCCAGGGTGATCAGACTGCTGGATGGGCCGATTGCCTTGTTGCCCTGTGTGAGTCTGAATTACTACGAACCCTGTGTAGAATGTAAAAACGAAGCAGTTTGTGGGATAAATCGGGTTATGATCCAGGTTCGTGACGAAACTCTTAAAATACTGGAGAACAAGACTTTAGAAGATATTTTAAGAGAAGAATAA
- the htpG gene encoding molecular chaperone HtpG yields MQEKGTISIHTENIFPIIKKFLYSDNEIFLRELVSNAVDATQKIKRLATLGQYTGELGDTTVEVSFDEKKKTITISDRGLGMTAEEIKKYINQVAFSGAEEFVEKFKDAKDANEIIGKFGLGFYSAFMVADKVEINTLSYQEGAEAAKWTCDGSTSFEISKGKRKDRGTDIILHINKDSEEFLDKWKLQGILDKYAKFLPVPIKFGTKSESVEDGVDDKGEKKWKSVEVDNIINTTAPIWTKSPSDLTDEDYLKFYKELYPMSEDPLFWIHLNVDYPFNLTGVLYFPKVKNEFELQRNKIKLFSRQVFITDEVKDIVPEFLMLLHGVIDSPDIPLNVSRSFLQADGNVKKINSYITKKVADKLAELYKKDRTAYEQKWDDIGLFVKYGMISEEKFYEKGKDFALLKNTNGEFFTIEEYQSKVKPNQTDKNEQTVILYATDLEKQDGFIQSANKKDYDVLVMDSPIDSHFIQNLESKLEKTSLKRVDADVAEKLIEKEETYANLLTEEQSKEVKEIFEKAINNKTYTVEVEGLSPEELPVTITMEEFMRRMKEMAATGGGGMGFYGSLPDAYKVAINGNHPAVDKVLKAETEEEKIKIAKQSFDLALLSQGLLTGKDLTAFVKRSVELL; encoded by the coding sequence ATGCAGGAAAAAGGCACGATCTCGATCCATACCGAGAACATTTTCCCGATTATCAAGAAGTTTCTCTATTCTGATAACGAGATTTTTCTAAGAGAACTTGTATCAAATGCAGTTGATGCGACACAAAAAATCAAAAGACTTGCGACATTAGGTCAGTACACCGGTGAACTTGGTGACACTACGGTGGAAGTGAGTTTTGATGAGAAAAAGAAGACCATCACCATCTCTGACCGAGGTTTGGGGATGACTGCTGAGGAGATTAAAAAGTACATCAACCAAGTAGCTTTCTCCGGAGCTGAGGAATTTGTGGAGAAATTTAAAGACGCCAAAGATGCCAATGAGATCATCGGTAAGTTTGGTCTTGGTTTTTACTCGGCTTTCATGGTCGCTGACAAGGTAGAAATCAACACGCTTTCCTACCAGGAAGGAGCAGAAGCCGCTAAATGGACCTGTGACGGATCTACTTCGTTTGAGATTTCCAAAGGAAAGAGAAAAGATCGGGGTACAGACATTATCCTTCATATCAATAAGGATTCCGAAGAATTCCTGGATAAATGGAAGCTTCAGGGAATCCTGGACAAATACGCAAAATTCCTTCCTGTGCCGATCAAGTTTGGCACTAAATCCGAATCTGTAGAAGATGGGGTGGATGACAAAGGCGAGAAGAAATGGAAGTCTGTGGAAGTGGACAACATCATCAATACCACTGCCCCTATCTGGACTAAGTCCCCAAGTGATCTGACGGACGAGGATTACCTGAAGTTCTACAAAGAGCTTTATCCTATGTCTGAGGATCCACTTTTCTGGATCCACCTGAATGTGGATTATCCGTTCAACCTGACGGGAGTGTTGTACTTCCCTAAAGTGAAAAACGAATTCGAGCTTCAGCGAAACAAAATCAAGTTATTCAGCCGTCAGGTATTTATCACTGATGAGGTGAAAGACATCGTGCCTGAGTTCTTGATGTTGCTTCATGGCGTGATTGACTCTCCTGATATCCCGCTGAACGTATCTAGAAGCTTCTTGCAGGCAGATGGGAATGTGAAGAAAATCAATTCTTACATCACCAAGAAAGTAGCGGATAAGCTGGCTGAGCTTTATAAAAAAGACAGAACTGCTTACGAGCAAAAATGGGATGATATCGGCCTTTTCGTGAAATACGGAATGATCTCCGAGGAGAAATTCTACGAAAAAGGGAAAGACTTTGCTTTGCTGAAAAATACGAATGGCGAGTTCTTCACTATCGAAGAATATCAGTCTAAAGTAAAGCCGAACCAAACAGACAAGAATGAGCAAACAGTCATTCTGTATGCAACTGATTTGGAAAAGCAGGATGGATTTATCCAGTCAGCCAATAAGAAAGACTACGATGTTTTGGTGATGGACTCACCGATTGACAGCCATTTTATCCAGAATCTTGAAAGCAAACTGGAGAAAACTTCCCTGAAGCGCGTAGATGCGGATGTGGCAGAGAAGTTGATAGAAAAGGAGGAAACTTACGCCAACTTGCTTACTGAAGAGCAGAGCAAGGAAGTGAAGGAAATCTTCGAGAAAGCGATCAACAATAAGACGTACACAGTAGAAGTGGAAGGCTTAAGTCCTGAAGAACTTCCGGTGACCATCACCATGGAGGAGTTCATGCGTAGAATGAAAGAAATGGCTGCCACTGGTGGCGGAGGAATGGGCTTCTACGGATCGCTTCCTGATGCTTACAAGGTAGCCATCAACGGAAACCACCCTGCTGTAGATAAAGTCCTAAAAGCTGAAACTGAAGAAGAGAAGATCAAAATAGCTAAACAGTCATTTGATCTGGCGCTTCTTTCCCAAGGCTTACTTACCGGTAAAGACTTGACTGCCTTCGTGAAGAGAAGTGTGGAGTTGCTGTAA
- a CDS encoding heme exporter protein CcmB produces the protein MWKEISVLISKEVTLEWRQKFALNGILLYVVSAVFITYLSVGAKQGNITAPTWNALYWIIILFSAVNAVAKSFVQEHQGRQLYYYMIASPEAIILSKIIYNTGLTLILALLGYGVFSVILGNPVQDQGLFLLNLILGAMGFSASLTMVSGIASKAGNNATLMAILSFPVIIPILLMAIRISKNAMDGLDWSVSVDKLVTLLAINAIVAVTGYILFPYLWRS, from the coding sequence ATGTGGAAAGAAATCTCAGTTCTGATCAGTAAGGAAGTCACACTGGAGTGGCGGCAGAAATTCGCGCTGAACGGGATTTTGCTTTATGTGGTTTCCGCTGTTTTTATCACTTACCTGAGTGTGGGAGCCAAGCAGGGAAATATTACCGCACCTACATGGAATGCGCTTTATTGGATTATTATTCTTTTCTCGGCTGTGAATGCTGTGGCAAAAAGTTTCGTGCAGGAGCATCAAGGACGTCAACTCTATTATTACATGATTGCTTCACCCGAGGCGATTATTCTTTCGAAAATCATCTATAACACCGGACTCACTCTCATCTTGGCATTGCTGGGCTATGGAGTATTTTCAGTTATCCTTGGCAATCCAGTTCAGGATCAAGGACTATTTTTACTCAATTTGATTTTGGGAGCAATGGGTTTCTCGGCAAGTCTCACCATGGTTAGCGGCATTGCTTCCAAAGCAGGCAATAACGCCACGCTGATGGCCATTCTGAGCTTTCCTGTAATTATCCCGATTTTGCTGATGGCTATTCGCATTTCCAAAAACGCCATGGACGGATTGGACTGGAGTGTAAGTGTAGACAAGCTTGTGACCCTTCTGGCTATCAATGCGATTGTGGCAGTAACGGGATATATTTTGTTCCCTTATTTATGGAGGTCTTGA
- a CDS encoding serpin family protein, which translates to MKPFFINTYRSTKIAASLFIVSACICCIGCMSGEDNSPSGKVEANLRELSLDENKLSEANTRFATNLFQQLTANGDSNNLFFSPYSVHQALAMAMNGNDGEVLEEFIQVLQMEGMSQEEANQAVKDLTSFLLEVDPKVKLSIANGIWYKEDYQVKIPFKDAAQHYFNAEIAPIDVYDPNSVDIINHWIEKQTNDLIKDMLDFIPEDAVMYLVNAIYFKGDWTYNFPKENTRKEKFTLRNGEEIMVDMMNLGESAGFKAYGAADYTYLEIPYSSEQYSMGILINESGNLSELYPHFTLANLTDWRSNQRDVNLILKMPKFKIEYKIENLSNDLQDMGLVRPFSFHRDNFTQLFSNPTHPLKISRVIHQALIEVDEKGTEAAAATIVEIGVTSLPPDRTPAVFTLDRPFIFFIQEKHSGAILFMGKLENPLES; encoded by the coding sequence ATGAAACCATTCTTTATAAATACTTACAGAAGCACTAAAATTGCCGCAAGCCTATTTATTGTTTCAGCATGTATATGCTGCATTGGCTGCATGTCCGGTGAGGACAACTCCCCTTCGGGAAAAGTAGAAGCGAATTTGCGGGAGTTGTCTTTGGATGAAAATAAACTCTCAGAAGCAAATACCCGGTTTGCGACCAACCTTTTCCAACAGCTAACAGCCAATGGGGACTCCAATAATCTATTTTTCAGCCCATATTCGGTTCACCAGGCATTGGCTATGGCGATGAACGGCAATGATGGGGAGGTTTTAGAAGAATTTATCCAAGTGTTGCAGATGGAGGGCATGAGCCAGGAAGAAGCAAACCAGGCGGTCAAAGACCTTACTTCATTCTTACTTGAGGTAGATCCCAAAGTAAAATTAAGCATAGCCAATGGCATTTGGTATAAAGAGGACTATCAGGTAAAAATCCCTTTCAAGGACGCTGCCCAACACTATTTCAATGCTGAAATTGCTCCGATTGATGTGTATGACCCAAATTCTGTGGACATCATCAATCACTGGATAGAAAAACAGACCAACGACCTCATCAAAGATATGCTGGATTTTATTCCGGAAGATGCTGTGATGTATTTAGTCAATGCGATTTACTTCAAAGGGGACTGGACTTATAATTTTCCAAAAGAAAATACCCGCAAAGAAAAATTCACACTCCGAAATGGTGAAGAAATCATGGTAGATATGATGAATTTGGGTGAGTCGGCGGGATTCAAAGCCTATGGTGCAGCAGACTATACATACTTGGAAATACCCTATAGTTCAGAACAGTATTCTATGGGGATTCTGATCAATGAAAGCGGTAATCTTTCAGAGCTATACCCTCACTTCACCTTGGCAAATTTGACTGATTGGAGAAGTAATCAAAGAGATGTAAATCTGATTTTGAAAATGCCGAAATTTAAGATTGAATATAAAATCGAGAACCTTTCTAACGACTTACAAGATATGGGCTTGGTGAGGCCATTTAGTTTCCATCGAGACAACTTCACCCAATTATTCTCCAACCCAACCCATCCTTTAAAAATCAGCAGAGTAATCCACCAAGCGCTTATAGAAGTAGATGAAAAGGGTACAGAAGCTGCAGCGGCCACTATTGTTGAAATCGGAGTGACAAGCCTACCTCCTGATAGAACCCCTGCTGTTTTCACCTTGGACAGACCTTTTATCTTTTTTATCCAGGAGAAACACAGTGGAGCGATTTTGTTTATGGGGAAATTGGAGAATCCTTTGGAAAGTTAA
- the ccsA gene encoding cytochrome c biogenesis protein CcsA, whose translation MRQSWWKILAIALLLYTLIAGLLMEVPRLPILNETIRALHFHVTMWFGMILMLVIAVYYSIKYLRTNDIRNDDMAIEFTNAAILFGVLGIVTGMLWAKFTWGDYWSGDPKQNAAAIGILMYFAYLILRNSLTDSQQRARIGAIYNIFAFAAFIPLIFVLPRLTDSLHPGNGGNPGFNAYDLDSKLRAVFYPAIIAWTLFGSWIATVRIRMRRVERTIEDRMINS comes from the coding sequence ATGCGCCAATCCTGGTGGAAAATCCTTGCAATCGCCCTGCTGCTGTACACGCTAATCGCAGGCTTGCTGATGGAAGTACCGAGACTTCCCATTCTCAATGAAACAATCCGTGCCCTCCACTTTCACGTGACCATGTGGTTTGGAATGATCCTCATGCTGGTAATTGCTGTGTACTACAGCATCAAATACCTTCGTACAAATGACATCAGAAATGATGATATGGCGATAGAATTCACCAATGCGGCTATTCTTTTTGGGGTGTTGGGAATAGTTACCGGTATGCTTTGGGCTAAATTCACTTGGGGAGATTACTGGAGTGGAGATCCTAAGCAGAATGCCGCAGCTATAGGGATTTTGATGTATTTCGCTTATTTGATCCTTAGAAACTCACTTACAGATTCCCAACAAAGAGCCCGAATCGGCGCAATTTACAACATCTTCGCCTTTGCGGCTTTTATTCCGCTTATCTTCGTATTACCAAGATTAACAGACAGTTTGCATCCCGGAAACGGTGGGAACCCTGGCTTTAATGCCTATGATCTAGACTCCAAGCTACGGGCAGTATTCTATCCCGCGATTATTGCATGGACATTATTTGGCAGCTGGATCGCAACCGTACGCATTAGAATGCGTAGGGTGGAGAGGACAATTGAAGATAGAATGATTAATTCCTGA
- a CDS encoding CcmD family protein — translation MKKLLTIALLVFSLSALAQDKIPVTEADYSNSSVEMADTMRANGKIYVLVGVIVLIFAGITVYLISTDRKISKLEKNLLS, via the coding sequence ATGAAAAAATTACTTACCATAGCACTCCTGGTTTTTAGTCTATCTGCACTGGCGCAGGATAAAATCCCAGTAACTGAAGCTGACTATTCCAACAGTTCAGTTGAAATGGCCGACACCATGCGGGCAAACGGAAAAATTTATGTTTTGGTAGGAGTGATTGTACTCATTTTCGCCGGAATCACCGTTTACCTCATCAGTACAGATCGTAAGATCAGTAAACTTGAAAAAAATCTCCTCTCCTAA
- a CDS encoding cytochrome c maturation protein CcmE, with product MKKGHLIGLGIIAVAIVIIMTSIGDASSYESFNTAKEMKKKGDDKAIHVVGQLKKDASGEVTGLNVREDKVSFTFMLVDNEGVEQEVFYNEPVPADFTRSESVVVIGSYKNDEIFIADKILMKCPSKYQETEVQTAGM from the coding sequence ATGAAAAAAGGACACCTTATCGGATTAGGCATAATAGCAGTTGCGATAGTAATCATCATGACCTCTATAGGCGATGCAAGTAGCTACGAAAGCTTCAACACAGCCAAAGAAATGAAGAAAAAAGGCGATGATAAAGCCATACACGTCGTAGGGCAGCTGAAAAAAGACGCCAGCGGAGAGGTCACTGGACTAAATGTTCGTGAGGACAAAGTTTCATTCACCTTTATGCTTGTCGATAATGAAGGAGTGGAGCAAGAGGTATTTTACAATGAGCCTGTCCCGGCAGATTTTACCCGATCAGAATCTGTGGTAGTGATCGGTTCTTATAAGAATGACGAAATATTTATAGCCGATAAAATCCTGATGAAATGCCCTTCAAAATATCAGGAAACTGAAGTGCAGACAGCGGGAATGTGA
- the ccsA gene encoding cytochrome c biogenesis protein CcsA has translation MINTFIGNLGHLMTIVAFVSALTTAYAYIQCFRANELEKANWRKFSRISFSIHAVSSVMIAFSLFEIIYNHRFEYFYAYSHSSKALPVHYMISSFWEGQEGAFILWIFWNVILGAILIKTNKFWEAPVMVVFALVQAFLVSMILGVVIGELKIGSSPFILLRDATQAPIFQMNPDFVPEDGTGLNPLLQNIWMVIHPPTLFLGYASTLVPFAFLMGGLVTKKYSEWIRPALPWAIFSAMILGMGIIMGAYWAYVTLNFGGYWNWDPVENAVYVPWLILVASIHTMITYKKSATALKTSIVLVVMTFILVLYATFLVRSGVLGDASVHSFTDLGLSGQLLIYMLFFLVVAVVLCVRAWKHIPTSEKEASVYSREFWVFIGATTLALMAFQVILPTSIPAWNAVVESFGGISNMAPPADQVDFYTKFQLWFAVALAMLTAVGQFFWWQKMDKKALKDALLTPYIISVLLSAVIIVLAKVYDWKYMIIVLAGTFTITANSVILFKILKKSTFKLAGGSLAHIGLGMILIGIMFSSGYSDTISINMSGLTYSNSWEDELNKEHVLLWINKPTQMKDYTVIYRGRQKKVKGISEYVPAKILQPTGNINEATALEDYKDHFQKGDKVDIVLEENDYFEIEYYQNDVMKFSLSPMSQFNEGMGGLISSPASRIFIDKDLYTYVAAMNDSEDPEWKEDEIYEVAPGEQFHVADFVTYFDGADVLQELDGYVLQEGDVAVRANLRILDYDVEKLLQPTFIIRNNQVGKLPVIDNELGLKITLENILPEENKFVFKVNQYQKDYVVMKAIVKPYINVLWVGTIIMLIGFTVAIFRRFDEFKKMRDKGLEV, from the coding sequence ATGATCAATACCTTTATCGGTAACCTTGGCCACCTGATGACCATAGTGGCCTTTGTCAGTGCGCTGACTACCGCATACGCCTACATCCAGTGCTTCCGCGCAAACGAATTAGAAAAAGCAAATTGGAGAAAATTTAGCAGGATAAGCTTCTCCATACATGCCGTCTCCAGCGTCATGATCGCTTTTTCGCTTTTTGAGATCATCTACAATCACCGCTTCGAATACTTTTACGCCTATTCCCACAGTTCCAAGGCACTCCCTGTCCACTACATGATTTCCAGTTTCTGGGAAGGACAAGAGGGTGCATTCATTCTATGGATCTTTTGGAACGTGATTTTAGGAGCCATCCTGATCAAGACCAATAAATTCTGGGAAGCCCCGGTGATGGTTGTCTTTGCTTTGGTACAGGCGTTCTTGGTATCTATGATTTTGGGCGTTGTTATAGGCGAATTGAAAATTGGCAGTTCTCCGTTTATTCTTCTTAGGGATGCTACGCAGGCTCCGATTTTCCAGATGAATCCTGACTTCGTTCCTGAAGATGGTACGGGCTTAAATCCCCTCCTTCAAAATATATGGATGGTAATTCACCCTCCTACACTCTTCTTGGGCTATGCTTCTACTTTGGTTCCATTCGCTTTTCTGATGGGAGGATTGGTGACCAAAAAGTATTCTGAATGGATCCGTCCGGCTTTGCCTTGGGCGATTTTCTCCGCTATGATCCTTGGTATGGGAATCATCATGGGAGCTTATTGGGCCTATGTGACCCTGAATTTTGGGGGATATTGGAACTGGGATCCAGTGGAAAATGCAGTATATGTCCCGTGGCTGATTTTGGTAGCATCCATCCACACCATGATCACCTATAAGAAAAGTGCTACTGCGCTGAAGACCTCGATTGTATTAGTTGTCATGACTTTCATCTTGGTTCTTTACGCTACTTTCCTTGTGAGGTCTGGGGTATTGGGAGATGCTTCTGTGCATTCATTCACCGATTTGGGTTTGTCGGGACAGCTGTTGATCTATATGCTGTTCTTCTTGGTAGTAGCCGTAGTATTATGCGTGAGAGCCTGGAAGCATATCCCTACATCAGAAAAAGAAGCTTCTGTCTATTCCCGTGAGTTCTGGGTATTCATAGGGGCTACTACCTTGGCTTTGATGGCATTTCAGGTCATCTTACCGACTTCTATTCCAGCCTGGAATGCAGTGGTGGAAAGCTTTGGAGGAATCTCCAATATGGCTCCTCCTGCTGATCAGGTAGATTTCTATACCAAGTTTCAGCTGTGGTTTGCAGTGGCTTTAGCTATGCTCACTGCGGTAGGACAATTTTTCTGGTGGCAAAAGATGGACAAAAAAGCCCTGAAAGATGCGCTTTTAACTCCATATATTATTTCAGTACTGTTATCAGCAGTGATTATTGTGCTTGCCAAAGTATATGACTGGAAGTATATGATCATCGTGCTGGCAGGCACTTTCACCATTACTGCCAATTCGGTTATTCTCTTCAAAATCCTGAAAAAGTCCACTTTCAAACTTGCCGGTGGGTCTTTGGCACATATCGGCTTGGGTATGATTCTGATTGGAATTATGTTCAGCTCAGGCTATTCTGATACTATTTCTATCAATATGTCGGGACTGACATACAGCAATAGCTGGGAAGATGAATTGAACAAAGAACATGTGCTGCTTTGGATCAATAAGCCTACTCAGATGAAAGATTACACGGTGATCTATCGTGGCCGTCAGAAGAAGGTAAAAGGGATATCTGAATATGTTCCTGCCAAAATACTTCAGCCTACAGGCAATATCAACGAAGCTACCGCTTTGGAAGATTATAAGGATCACTTCCAAAAAGGTGACAAAGTAGATATCGTGCTTGAGGAAAATGACTACTTCGAGATCGAATATTACCAAAACGATGTGATGAAATTCTCACTCAGTCCTATGTCCCAGTTCAACGAGGGAATGGGAGGGTTGATTTCTTCCCCGGCTTCTAGGATTTTTATAGACAAGGATCTTTATACTTATGTAGCTGCTATGAATGATTCGGAAGATCCTGAGTGGAAAGAGGATGAGATCTATGAAGTAGCACCGGGTGAGCAATTCCACGTGGCGGATTTCGTGACTTATTTTGATGGGGCTGATGTACTTCAGGAGCTAGATGGCTATGTGCTGCAAGAAGGTGATGTCGCCGTACGGGCTAACCTGAGAATCCTAGATTACGATGTAGAGAAACTACTTCAGCCCACTTTTATTATCCGCAACAATCAGGTAGGAAAACTTCCGGTGATTGACAATGAACTGGGCCTTAAAATAACACTAGAAAACATTTTACCGGAGGAAAACAAATTTGTCTTCAAAGTCAACCAGTACCAGAAAGACTATGTAGTAATGAAGGCGATCGTGAAACCCTATATCAATGTACTTTGGGTCGGCACCATTATCATGCTTATAGGCTTCACGGTAGCCATATTCAGAAGGTTTGATGAATTCAAAAAAATGAGGGATAAAGGTCTGGAAGTATAA
- a CDS encoding GH3 auxin-responsive promoter family protein yields MAVLNSFMTWIFKSRLGQIENFKRNPISVQENIFKELIEAGKNTEFGKEHGFADIKSYTDFISRVPIRNYDKFKPFIDKAMEGRDNVIWNRDIEWFAKSSGTTAGRSKYIPVTDESLEECHYKGGKDMVALYMANYPDSRLFAGKTLTIGGTLENNPLNPLGTARAGDISAVIMENLPFWAYFVRTPSKETALMGEWEAKIEKMALETMDEDVTCMAGVPTWTIVLLQRVLELKKAKHILEVWPNLEIFFHGAVAFGPYKSLFKELIPSEKMRYMETYNASEGFFGIQDQKDSDELLLLLDYGIFYEFISMEEWESEDPAVIPLSEVEVGKNYALVITTNGGLWRYKIGDTVKFTSTSPYRFRISGRTKQFINAFGEELIVENAEKAIQLAADQTGARIANFTAAPVYFDGSGAKGAHEWIIEFQKDPDDFKEFERLLDMHLREINSDYDAKRHKGLALIEPIIHHAPQGLFENWMRMRGKLGGQHKVPRLCNSREYVDEILGMLQKSESSDPV; encoded by the coding sequence ATGGCGGTTCTAAATTCCTTTATGACCTGGATCTTTAAGAGCCGTTTAGGTCAGATTGAAAACTTTAAGAGAAACCCGATTTCTGTCCAAGAGAATATTTTTAAAGAGCTGATCGAAGCAGGGAAAAACACCGAATTTGGTAAAGAACACGGCTTTGCAGATATTAAATCCTATACTGATTTCATAAGCCGCGTTCCTATAAGAAATTATGATAAGTTTAAGCCATTCATCGATAAAGCGATGGAAGGAAGGGATAACGTAATCTGGAACCGGGATATAGAATGGTTTGCCAAATCATCCGGAACCACCGCAGGAAGAAGTAAATACATCCCAGTCACTGATGAGAGTCTGGAGGAATGCCATTATAAAGGAGGGAAGGACATGGTTGCCTTGTATATGGCCAATTATCCGGATTCCAGGCTTTTTGCCGGCAAAACCCTTACCATAGGCGGAACATTGGAAAACAATCCGCTCAATCCCCTTGGAACTGCCAGAGCAGGGGATATCTCTGCGGTGATAATGGAGAATCTTCCTTTTTGGGCATATTTCGTCAGAACTCCTTCCAAAGAAACGGCTTTGATGGGGGAGTGGGAGGCGAAAATCGAAAAAATGGCCCTGGAAACCATGGATGAAGATGTGACATGCATGGCCGGAGTGCCTACTTGGACGATTGTACTTTTGCAAAGAGTACTGGAATTAAAGAAGGCCAAGCATATTCTTGAAGTGTGGCCTAATCTGGAAATATTTTTCCATGGAGCAGTTGCATTTGGTCCTTATAAAAGCCTATTCAAAGAATTAATCCCTTCTGAAAAAATGCGATATATGGAGACGTATAATGCCTCCGAAGGATTCTTTGGCATTCAGGATCAGAAAGATTCTGATGAATTATTGCTGCTTTTGGATTACGGGATTTTCTATGAGTTCATCTCCATGGAAGAGTGGGAATCTGAAGATCCCGCTGTAATTCCCTTGTCTGAAGTGGAGGTGGGGAAAAACTACGCATTGGTCATTACGACAAATGGGGGGCTCTGGAGGTACAAAATCGGGGATACGGTTAAATTCACTTCTACTTCCCCGTATCGGTTTAGAATATCCGGAAGGACTAAGCAATTTATCAATGCGTTCGGCGAAGAATTGATCGTGGAAAATGCTGAAAAGGCCATACAGCTCGCCGCAGATCAGACAGGTGCCCGCATTGCCAATTTCACAGCAGCTCCTGTTTACTTTGATGGCAGCGGTGCCAAAGGAGCCCATGAGTGGATCATTGAGTTCCAAAAGGATCCAGATGATTTCAAAGAGTTCGAGCGGCTGCTGGATATGCATTTGCGGGAGATCAATTCCGATTATGATGCAAAAAGACATAAAGGATTGGCTTTGATAGAGCCCATAATCCATCATGCTCCACAAGGTTTGTTTGAAAACTGGATGCGTATGCGGGGAAAATTAGGTGGTCAGCATAAAGTTCCTAGACTATGTAATTCCAGGGAGTACGTGGATGAGATTTTAGGAATGTTACAAAAATCAGAGTCCTCAGATCCAGTATAG